One Dunckerocampus dactyliophorus isolate RoL2022-P2 chromosome 15, RoL_Ddac_1.1, whole genome shotgun sequence genomic window, CCGTCGCCCTCCACCGAGAGAGGGACAGTAGTTCGGGATGAAGCggatgaggaagaagaagaagaagaggaggaggaggtgcgaGAGGATGCGGGCATCACGGCATTGATGAGTGTAGCAGCAATGAATGGAGTCATGACGGGAGATGAAGGTAAGGAATGCCTAATTAAACTATTTAGAATGTTAATAGAAGCTGTTTTTCACTCTGCTGGTTATTAGTGCCTGAGCTTAGTTGCAGCAGACCAGACAAGTTCCCCAACAACCTGGAGCCAgaagcaggtaaaaaaaaaacaaacaacctcCAATCAGGCCATTCATTTTTGCTCACATGACCTTTTTTGATGAGTGCTGTCCTCAGTTCTGACAGAGCACCAGCTCTTTGATGTCTTCAACAACGCAATATCTTTCTACCGTGCCGAGGATGAAGGCGGAGGTGATGATGGCAGTGGGggcacaggaggaggaggagctacAGGAAACAATTCCTCCTCCTCTAGAAATGACACAAGgagtggaggtggaggaggcgCAGTGAGCAATGACAACGGGACAGAGACACCAACAGGGGGAGGTGGGACTGGAGGAGATGATGCCGGGAACACAAACAGCAGCCCCGCTGGTACGGCGGGAGGAGGAACGGGATCTGGTACTGTGATGGGTGGCTTGACCACCAACGATGCCCTCCTCTTCCACGAGAAGTGTGGCACGCTGATCAAACTGAGCAATAACAACAAGACGGCGGAGAGGAGGAGACCTCTTGACGAGTTCAACAATGGCGTGGTTATGACCAACCGGCCGCTACGACATAACGAGATGTTTGAGGTGAAAAGACACCTTGTTGTACATGAAAATAATGCTGTCAGTTGAACGTGTGATATTGTGTATTTTCAGATTCGCATTGACAAACTGGTGGACAAGTGGTCTGGTTCAATCGAGATCGGTGTGACCACACACATCCCAAACAATCTGGACTACCCTGCCACCATGACCAATCTGCGTtcaggtaacacacacaaaaacacactaaaCCGAAGTATTACAAACAAGTTAATATTAATCACTAATATTTAATGTCAGGTACAATCATGATGAGTGGCTGTGGAATACTGACCAATGGGAAAGGTACCAGGCGGGAATATTGCGAGTTTAGCTTGGATGAACTCCAGGTTTGTGAGCATGCacatcatgcacacacacttctgCTATTTTTGGTCTCAATGTGCTCTTTCTGTCTCCACTCTTTGTATGATGAGTATGTGTTCCATTGTGCCATTAAGTGAGTCAGAGTGTTTTACGTTGTCCTGTGTGTGCATCCCTCTCAGGAGGGAGATCACATAGGGCTGATGCGCAAAGCCAGCGGTGCGCTTCACTTCTACATCAATGGCATCGATCAAGGTGACACACATGGACAAAAGGGGGGTGGTGACAGCTGTCTGCCGTTATCCTGGTGTTAATGGCTTCATATCTTCTGAAGGTGTCGCCGCAGCCCAGACCCCTGGCGTGGTGTATGGCGTGGTGGACCTTTACGGCATGGCCGTCAAGGTCACCATTgtccacaatcacaaccacagcGACCGCCTCCGACGAAACAATGCCATTATGAGGGCCTTGTCACCTGACGTCGGTCGACCCAGGCCCGCCCTCTCTCTCACTCCTGACACGGAGGCACATGAGCGATTGCTCTTCCACCCTAACTGTGGCCAGAAAGCTGCCATCATCAGTGATGGCAGGACAGCGCTACGGCCACAGTAAGGCATCGTCTGGATTCCACACTTCTGCCTCCATATTTGGAGCATCTGAACATAATACTAATTCTTGCCCCTCAGTGCCACCGATGACTTCAATCATGGCGTGGTCCTCAGCAGCAGGCCGCTGCGCTCCAATGAGGTGTTCCAGGTCCGTATTGACAAGATGGTGGACAAATGGGCTGGCTCCATCGAAATCGGAGTGACGACACACAACCCCGCCTACCTGCAGCTACCCTCCACCATGACAAATTTGCGCTCaggtaaacaaaaatacagtatctaGCCGAGGgtatgccactttatgttgtattaGGGCTGTACCATTctgtaaaaaatatacattttcttgcttagaattgaGATGGCGATTGTCtgggttgatttttttttttcatggtcgtgcgcacacacacacacatacacacacacacatcatgttCAGAGCCATGTGCTTTAGTTTTAAAGAAATCacacatttattattgtccatattgttgttattattattattattattattattaagataaTCGTCATTTTAAATAAAGTTCCAATGGTCTTTCTGCTGTTCTTTGTGGGAAGTCCAGGAAGGACAGTTGACAAAGGACTCGTGTAAAATGGCAgcgtttgtttgtgatgcagttCATTAAAGATGCTGTTGCTctttggctccaaattacacttttttaagccagtggttatgataggctaaACATTCAATGATAACTAATGTTagtaaaactaaactaaactttgccaaaatcGCTATCATTAAGTAAGTggaaaacagtaagtggatattcttatctctcaGTAATGTAACTCTTTCTGTGGAAGTACaaattgctgcatttaagtatgctcggaaatcccagaaaatacagctacactcaaaacatgtgaattcaacttaaccCCTTAGACGCcagagtttttttcagttttgacattactatttcaaaaggttgtagcttgaaaatgtttaatgataaaggcatactgtaaaattagaaaaatcagcactatgacccaaagtttgtgatgggaatAAATGTACTAATCTAATTTGCATGTTATGATGTCACCAGGCTCAGtatttgtcagatccctgtctccacaaTACCGGCTCATCAACAGGCTCATtgaaatgtctgatccacttgtgatactcttcctcatctctcaagcaaacccagccatcatcatcatcatcatcatttacagcgtgatcttgaacaccactgctgcttcaacggctattattacatagatagatataaagtatctatctattacgcctgtgaatattctcattcatccacgtAATTGTATGCTCAGGTCAAATATATCTAttagcagtgtatttttttgttaaggAGTCTCCGCCGATAGTACCACGTATGCCCCTATTTCcacgttttttttacattcccgctacacccctcaccattagcggtgttttgacaacccaccacatcccctcctgccaccccgaacatggtttagcaaagcatcggcaagtatgctgcgtgtggactgtcatggcgagcGGACGCCTGCCGCGAGCACAAggggcttcaaagtctataaacttataaactttgcatagaaacgcccacaaatgttgctcagattgaagttactgATATCCGTCATCTCCTTGTGTAAAGTgttaactacatgaggcaccatatttgcagaaacggcttgttaaattcagcaatgttgcttgtcacAATTTTGCGACGTTTCCGCTTAAAGGGttaagttacgtggtgtctttgaacacaacccttCATGGCTCAAAATAACGCGATTAAAGTGCTGattctgctgctattaaagagacttacgtgaggcaaatacattttcagatgtgtggtatcttttagcttgattcaaactttcagttcatttggagctgttaatacatacaaatgtgcttcatatattttttttattataataattatttcatttatctttctcttcataaaatacagtagaatTTCACACATtatggcaaatggtgattaatcatcattaattaatttgaaaactatgattaatttgattacaatttgtaatcatttgccAGCCCTAATTTTTATACTTTCTCTCCAGGGACATGGATGATGACAGGGAATGGCGTGATGCACAATGGAACAACAATACTGGATGAGTACGGACACAACCTAGACCGCCTCAAAGTGTGTAATATGTCATTCAAGATACATCTTACCCACATATGCACTTTGTTAAGTCCTTGTCACTGTTTCACACAGGCAGGGGACACTGTTGGTGTGGTACGCAAAGAAGATGGCAGCCTCCACTTCTTTGTAAATGGCGTTGCTCAGGGCCCAGCAGCCTGGAATGTGCCCCCCAGTGTCTATGCTGTGGTTGACCTCTATGGCCAGGCGGCTCAGGCCACTATTATGGACGACATGGGTGAGAACCTACAACAGATGCCAAAATATTGTCCTTGagaagagagtgtgtgtgtgtgtgtgaaacatgttttgtttttttgtttttttttttagtggatCTCCCCCCTCTCCCAGAGGACGCCTCAGAAGGCCCTACAGCCATGTCTCCCGGGAGCCCTTGCTCAGTGGCAGGTGGCAGCACCACTGACCTGCGTTTTCACCATTTGCACGGCACCAATGCCATCATCACCAATGGGGGGCGCACTGCTCTGCGACAAAACTGCCGTAGCGAGTTCAACGACGCTATCGTCATTTCCAACAGGTGAGGTGCCTGTGAACGTGCCTGACTAGCTTTTTGTGCCATATTCAGACAGGAGATTTGGCTTCTTGTAGGTGCCTTCGAGATGGAGAGCTCTTTGAAATCATTATTCAGAAGATGGTGGACCGCTGGTCCGGTTCAATAGAAGCAGGTGAGGAGCATAAGCCCACAGGACCTCCCTGATGATGTCACCATTAATGatctgtcactgtgtgtgtaggtgtgacGGCCATCAGGCCAGAGGAACTCGAGTTTCCCAACACGATGACCGACATTGACTACGACACATGGATGCTCAGGTAAGCAAGCAAGTAAAATTCATGTTTCATATCATTtgctttactcttttttttcctgtttttttccctcttttctTCAGCGGAACAGCCATCATGCAGGATGGCAACACAATGCGCAACAACTACGGCTGCGATCTTGACTCTCTGACCTCGGGCTCACGAATTGGCATGATGCGCTCTGCCGCTGGTGACCTCCATTATTACATCAACGGCGTGGACCAAGGCATCGCCTGCTCTGGTCTGCCTCAAGGTAGAAGAAGGATAAATTCACCTTTCCAATGGaacacactttattcttttcattttttacaatgTACAGTAGGTGTATCCAAAGGGTGTCCTGGAGTAAATTTTTTGGCCCCCAGCTTATTTTTTATTGCCCCTGCATTGCATCTTGTAATGTTACTCTAATTTGGTTTGCCACCTGTAATaggtaatactgtatgttgcggGTTGTTGTAATAGCTTAACATGTACTGACagacattggattggttttagcatctgtaatgcacaaaatgtatcataaGGGGAGATGCATCATTGGCAGAATTTGACATTGTGGTGATTTCCCTAATGGCCGTTATTTTCATTGCCAAACTAAGCTACCATCGAAATAAaaccagtctctctctctctctctatgtcTTTCTGTCTCCTTCTCTCAGAGGTGTTTGCAGTGATCGACCTGTATGGTCAGTGTGTTCAGGTGTCCATCACAAGCTCCTCAGGCCCGCTGGACAACAGTCTTTGCACCAGCAACATCACAGAGAAGAGCTTCCCGATCCACTCCCCAGGTAGacagacacatacacatactgtatatacatatatacacacatatacaagttgcagtattttcatATTTCCTAACTAAACCTGCCATacatgtgtttttgcagtagcagGAGTCGCCCACCGCCTCCACAGTAAACACGGTAAGAATGTAGTGTTGCTGGGTGAGGGGTGCCAGGCTGTCAGAGCGGGGGGTTACGCTCACGGCATCGTGTTCAGCGCCAAGGAGCTAAAAGTGGATGAGCTGTTTGAGGTGCCAAAATAATCAACCCCATCATCGCATGTCATGTTGTTTCTCTCTCGTGACGCGTATGTTTTGCTGTGCCAGGTGAGGATTGACGAGGTGGACGAGCAGTGGTGCGGTTCACTCCACGTCGGCCTGACCACGCTACCGCCCCCTGAGCTGCCATCGTGCCCACTCTCCGGTTTCTCCCCCTCCCTCCCACAGCTTCGCGCCAAGGTCACCTGGCTACTCTGTGGCTTGGAGGTCCGCCGTAATGGTGTGCTGCAACGCCAGAACTACGGCTGCTCACTGGACCGACTGACGGTGAAATAGTTGTCCTGTTTAGCGCAAGGTCCAAAGTGCAGTTCGCAGacctttttcagcctgcagctTGACATATTgcacaaataaattaaatattatgaCATATTACACTAATCCAGATTGCTTAGCGTACActacctacattggattggttttagcatcataaatgcacaaaatgtatcctAGTGGCCCCTTCAaattttctgtatgcggccctcggtggagtttggacacccctggtttagggcATCACCCACagtgtaacacaaaacatgtaaaacaatacatGCATGTGTGAGCAtgtcttttctttgtttttttaggttGGGAACCGTGTGGGTGTGAAGAGGTGCAGCGATGACACCATGCACATCTTCATTGATGGCGAGGACATGGGACCTGCTGCCACTGCGGTTGCCAAGGTAccggtacacacacacatgcacacatgcatataTACATATCATTAAACATGTCTGTGTTTTTTCAGAACGTGTATGCGGTCCTAGACCTGTATGGTCGAATAACCGCGGTATCCATCGTCAGCTCCACCATGCTTGAAGATGTGGACAGTGTTAAGGCGGTATCTCTCTCGTCAGAAAGCTGCAGTGAAGGAGAGGACGACAGCACACCTGTCAGAGAGGTATGGGACGCAATTTTGCCGTTTGCCCTTTTCCAAGCGTATTTTGAGAGAAATCACACATGGCCTCTTGTTTCATCCAGGCTGAGGGGGAGCCATGCGCTCTGGTGCCCACCGCCATGGCCTTCCTGGAGAACCATGGCAAGAACATCCAGCTGTCCAACCAGAACCTGACGGCCGCCAGAGTGTCAAGCTACAACCAGGGCCTGCTGGTCACCGCTCAGCCTCTGGCCCAGCAGCAGCTCTTCCAGGTGGCTCCCTCTCTCCATTGGGAATGGGTTTGGAACTTTCCACATCATGTGACTTAAAGGCTCTTTTTGCTCTCCAGTTTAAGATTGACCGCCTCAATCCGTCCTGGACGTCGTCGCTGGCCTTAGGGGTGATCGGTCACTCACCAGATCGCCTTAACTTCCCCTCCACAGCGTGCTGCCTGAAGCGCTCCGCCTGGCTGCTGCAGAGGGACTCCATCTTCCACAACTCCCTAAAAGTAGGAGCTCAGTATCACTCCAACATAACAGGAATATAGTGCAGACCTGCCTACATGTACGCATGTTTCTCTCATATTATTGGCCGATATAGGCATAAAAATTAAATAGCGGTTCATATCggtgttgttttttctgccgaCAATGATATCAGTGCGCAAGTGATGACATCGTGCACCACACAGCAACATGCTTGTAGTTCAGTATGTCCGCGGTCTGGAaatatttccaagtttcgcctttgcattgtaaatatgcaatttgcaatgattgtAAAGCGCTCCTTTAATACTTTTAatttaatatcacacctcaACTCATTTTCTCATCACTTGTACTCATGCGCTGCTTGTGTtaatgaaacaaaataacaagTAACCGGAGACATGTTGAATGAATCTTCTTTATtccactgattgtattagtccggagtttcatactttgcactttactttgttcttatagcCTTCCAAGTTGTATCGTTGCCAGCATTGTTttattggattcttatttgtgaatttattaagactaatCTGTGTTACTTGATGGTAGTAGAACATGTTGTTTTAGTTGATGATTGGTCATGATtttgactattttgttgagacaaaatgtttcaagTAAATATGCCACTTTTCTGTAAcatacattgcatattgcagcacttgtctcattttacacaaacactgtttatttgtgaaatgcatca contains:
- the neurl4 gene encoding neuralized-like protein 4, with the protein product MSAVMTSLSQTISVVKPGRPLMMAAELHPRSGKLIGLSNSNRTARRNQPVQEFNHGLVLSKEPLRDRDVFTVRIDKKVNLWSGSIEIGVTTLDPALLDFPSSATGLKGGSWIVSGCSVLRDGRSVLEEYGRDLDQLSEGDRVGIQRSSHGELHLWVNGQDCGAAASGLPSKLWAVVDLYGKCTQVTVVSCEPPSPSTERGTVVRDEADEEEEEEEEEEVREDAGITALMSVAAMNGVMTGDEVPELSCSRPDKFPNNLEPEAVLTEHQLFDVFNNAISFYRAEDEGGGDDGSGGTGGGGATGNNSSSSRNDTRSGGGGGAVSNDNGTETPTGGGGTGGDDAGNTNSSPAGTAGGGTGSGTVMGGLTTNDALLFHEKCGTLIKLSNNNKTAERRRPLDEFNNGVVMTNRPLRHNEMFEIRIDKLVDKWSGSIEIGVTTHIPNNLDYPATMTNLRSGTIMMSGCGILTNGKGTRREYCEFSLDELQEGDHIGLMRKASGALHFYINGIDQGVAAAQTPGVVYGVVDLYGMAVKVTIVHNHNHSDRLRRNNAIMRALSPDVGRPRPALSLTPDTEAHERLLFHPNCGQKAAIISDGRTALRPHATDDFNHGVVLSSRPLRSNEVFQVRIDKMVDKWAGSIEIGVTTHNPAYLQLPSTMTNLRSGTWMMTGNGVMHNGTTILDEYGHNLDRLKAGDTVGVVRKEDGSLHFFVNGVAQGPAAWNVPPSVYAVVDLYGQAAQATIMDDMVDLPPLPEDASEGPTAMSPGSPCSVAGGSTTDLRFHHLHGTNAIITNGGRTALRQNCRSEFNDAIVISNRCLRDGELFEIIIQKMVDRWSGSIEAGVTAIRPEELEFPNTMTDIDYDTWMLSGTAIMQDGNTMRNNYGCDLDSLTSGSRIGMMRSAAGDLHYYINGVDQGIACSGLPQEVFAVIDLYGQCVQVSITSSSGPLDNSLCTSNITEKSFPIHSPVAGVAHRLHSKHGKNVVLLGEGCQAVRAGGYAHGIVFSAKELKVDELFEVRIDEVDEQWCGSLHVGLTTLPPPELPSCPLSGFSPSLPQLRAKVTWLLCGLEVRRNGVLQRQNYGCSLDRLTVGNRVGVKRCSDDTMHIFIDGEDMGPAATAVAKNVYAVLDLYGRITAVSIVSSTMLEDVDSVKAVSLSSESCSEGEDDSTPVREAEGEPCALVPTAMAFLENHGKNIQLSNQNLTAARVSSYNQGLLVTAQPLAQQQLFQFKIDRLNPSWTSSLALGVIGHSPDRLNFPSTACCLKRSAWLLQRDSIFHNSLKICENYGPNLDTCPEGTVLGLLVDANSCLHLYVNGMDQGVAAQDIPSPCYPFIDLYGQCEQVTIVTNNVPAVGGEGGDTRCQGDMEKADMVDGIKESVCWTPPPDVNPNKSCEYQALCARFKDLLTLPDGYFNEDAKYNLCYCESCHKLRGDEAYYKRGEPPRDYALPFGWCCFALRIKPHCEVSNALKKWHIAYHGTSVGALRRTLDHSQLLPGTSSIFSVSLAKAEGLDGYSDPEENSVPGREVPRVRLSPTMRYSGLEIFAPKVQFRDPRSHRCHQAQVGFQVCVRPGSYKAGPQTLGHSEPLDPRFSNSEIEWMTKEQGGTLLYGLLVRVE